One window of the Nicotiana tabacum cultivar K326 chromosome 4, ASM71507v2, whole genome shotgun sequence genome contains the following:
- the LOC107814610 gene encoding carboxyl-terminal-processing peptidase 3, chloroplastic has translation METFCSNFDLGSSIPFSVSKSLINPTSKSFFSCRFSPLNHGKTPRFKGVVPQALSRKEPIEQFKKNDFLEKNENLVKWVGKGFVGLAAALSLCCNSPALAESLTVAFPVSHTPEVNTVQRTLIEAWGLIRETFVDPTFNHQDWDLKLQQTMVEMFPLRSEDAAYSKVRGMLSTLGDPYTRIISPKEYQSFRIGSDGNLQGVGLFVSVEPNTGHLVVLSCVENSPAARAGIREGDELLEINGERLDGVDSEAAAQKLRGRAGTIVTVKVHSDNGPGVSGYKEVKLPREVIKLSPISSAIIPHKMPDGRLLKTGYVKLSSFSQSAAMDMENTIQEMETQGVQSYILDLRNNPGGLVTAGLDVAQIWLDGDETLVNTIDRDGNMLPISMVDGHAVTHDPLVVLVNEGSASASEILAGALHDNGRAILVGHKTFGKGKIQSVTQLHDGSALFVTVAKYLSPALHDIDQVGITPDVQCTVDMLNSPKDTFKNKSAPSSLEADSCIIVAEHELDIQKSEGSAS, from the exons ATGGAAACTTTCTGCTCCAATTTTGATCTTGGATCATCAATCCCCTTTTCAGTCTCCAAATCCTTGATTAATCCAActtcaaaatcatttttttcttGTAGATTTTCACCCTTAAATCATGGTAAAACACCAAGATTTAAAGGGGTTGTTCCACAAGCTTTAAGCAGAAAGGAGCCTATTGAACAGTTCAAGAagaatgattttcttgaaaagaatGAAAATTTGGTGAAATGGGTAGGGAAAGGATTTGTTGGATTAGCTGCTGCTTTGTCTTTGTGTTGTAATTCTCCAGCTTTGGCTGAGTCTCTTACTGTTGCATTTCCTGTCTCTCACACACCTGAG GTAAATACAGTTCAGAGGACATTAATAGAGGCTTGGGGTTTGATTAGAGAAACTTTCGTAGATCCTACTTTCAACCATCAAG ATTGGGACTTGAAACTGCAACAAACAATGGTAGAAATGTTTCCCTTGAGGTCAGAAGATGCTGCTTATAGCAAAGTCAGGGGAATGCTATCTACGCTTGGAGATCCCTATACGCGCATTATTAGTCCTAAG GAGTACCAAAGTTTTAGAATAGGAAGTGATGGAAATTTGCAAGGTGTTGGCCTCTTCGTCAGCGTTGAACCGAACACAGGGCATCTG GTTGTGTTGTCATGTGTGGAGAATAGCCCAGCTGCACGTGCAGGTATCCGTGAAGGAGATGAACTGCTTGAGATAAATG GAGAGAGGCTTGATGGAGTTGACAGTGAAGCAGCAGCTCAAAAACTGAGGGGTCGTGCTGGTACAATTGTTACTGTCAAAGTTCACAGT GATAACGGGCCAGGAGTATCTGGTTACAAAGAG GTTAAACTACCTCGCGAAGTGATTAAGCTTTCGCCAATATCCAGTGCCATAATCCCCCATAAAATGCCTGATGGTCGCCTCTTGAAAACTGGATACGTGAAGTTGTCAAGCTTCTCTCAG TCTGCTGCTATGGACATGGAAAACACAATTCAGGAGATGGAAACTCAGGGTGTACAGTCATATATATTAGATCTTCGCAACAATCCT GGAGGTCTGGTTACTGCCGGGCTGGATGTTGCCCAAATATGGCTAGATGGCGATGAAACGCTTGTGAACACTATAGATAGGGACGGGAATATGTTACCAATTAGCATGGTCGATGGACATGCTGTAACACACGATCCACTAGTCGTCCTT GTGAATGAAGGGAGTGCAAGTGCTAGTGAGATTCTGGCGGGGGCACTCCATGATAATGGCCGCGCGATCCTTGTTGGGCACAAGACTTTTGGCAAAGGAAAGATACAG AGTGTAACACAGTTGCACGACGGATCAGCTCTATTTGTTACAGTGGCCAAGTATTTATCTCCAGCACTTCACGACATCGACCAAGTGGGAATAACACCTGATGTTCAGTGTACAGTTGACATGCTTAATTCACCCAAAGACACCTTCAAGAACAAGAGCGCGCCCTCATCTTTGGAGGCTGATTCTTGCATCATTGTTGCAGAACATGAATTGGATATTCAAAAATCCGAGGGCTCTGCTTCTTGA